The Pseudomonas sp. FP2309 genome has a window encoding:
- a CDS encoding peptidoglycan DD-metalloendopeptidase family protein yields MTTEPSKAPPLYPKTHLLAASGIAALLSLALLVFPSSDVEAKRTSLSLDLESPVEQLTQDQDASDAQQATTAPAESPFAQIDSSPEDTQQAVQDQPKPTVDVARNPQHREVIVAKGDTLSTLFEKVGLPPATVNEVLASDKQAKQFTQLKHGQKLEFELTPDGQLSTLHSSVSDLESISLTKGAKGFAFNRVTTKPVTRSAYVHGVINSSLSQSAARAGLSHSMTMDMASVFGYDIDFAQDIRQGDEFDVIYEQKVANGKVVGTGAILSARFTNRGKTYTAVRYTNKQGNSSYYTADGNSMRKAFIRTPVDFARISSRFSMGRKHPILNKIRAHKGVDYAAPRGTPIKAAGDGKVLLAGRRGGYGNTVIIQHGNTYRTLYGHMQGFAKGVKTGGNVKQGQVIGYIGTTGLSTGPHLHYEFQVNGVHVDPLGQKLPMADPIAKAERARFMQQSQPLMARMDQERSTLLASAKR; encoded by the coding sequence ATGACCACTGAACCGTCTAAAGCGCCGCCGCTTTACCCGAAGACCCACCTGCTCGCCGCAAGTGGTATCGCCGCCCTTCTTAGCCTGGCACTCCTGGTATTCCCTTCCAGTGACGTAGAAGCCAAACGAACATCTTTGAGCCTTGACCTGGAAAGTCCAGTTGAACAACTGACACAAGACCAAGACGCTTCCGACGCACAACAAGCCACAACTGCACCAGCTGAATCACCGTTTGCTCAGATAGACAGCTCGCCCGAAGACACCCAGCAAGCCGTTCAGGACCAGCCAAAACCTACAGTAGATGTGGCCAGGAACCCTCAGCACCGCGAAGTGATAGTGGCCAAGGGCGACACGCTCTCGACCCTGTTCGAAAAGGTCGGCCTGCCCCCCGCTACGGTTAATGAAGTACTGGCCAGTGACAAACAAGCCAAGCAATTCACCCAGCTCAAGCACGGCCAGAAGCTTGAGTTCGAACTGACACCAGACGGTCAGTTGAGCACCCTGCATAGCAGCGTCAGTGACCTCGAAAGCATCTCCCTGACCAAAGGTGCCAAAGGTTTTGCCTTCAACCGCGTCACAACCAAACCCGTTACACGCTCCGCCTACGTTCACGGCGTGATCAACAGCTCGCTTTCCCAATCCGCCGCCCGTGCCGGCCTGTCCCATAGCATGACCATGGACATGGCCAGCGTATTTGGCTACGACATCGACTTTGCTCAGGACATCCGTCAGGGTGACGAATTCGACGTAATCTACGAGCAGAAAGTCGCCAACGGCAAAGTGGTCGGCACGGGCGCGATTCTCTCCGCGCGCTTTACCAACCGTGGCAAGACCTATACCGCCGTGCGCTACACCAACAAGCAGGGCAACAGCAGCTACTACACGGCTGATGGCAATAGCATGCGCAAGGCCTTCATCCGCACCCCGGTAGACTTCGCTCGTATTAGCTCGCGCTTCTCAATGGGGCGCAAACATCCAATTCTGAACAAAATCCGCGCGCACAAGGGCGTCGATTATGCGGCCCCCCGCGGCACGCCTATCAAAGCGGCCGGTGATGGCAAGGTGCTGTTGGCCGGACGCCGCGGTGGGTACGGTAATACCGTGATCATCCAGCATGGCAATACCTACCGCACCCTGTACGGCCATATGCAAGGTTTTGCCAAAGGCGTGAAGACTGGGGGCAATGTGAAGCAGGGACAAGTGATTGGTTATATCGGCACAACTGGCTTGTCCACCGGACCGCACTTGCACTATGAATTCCAGGTCAATGGCGTGCACGTCGACCCATTGGGCCAGAAGCTGCCGATGGCCGACCCAATCGCCAAGGCAGAGCGCGCGCGCTTCATGCAACAAAGCCAACCACTGATGGCTCGCATGGACCAAGAGCGCTCCACCCTGCTGGCTTCGGCAAAGCGTTAA
- the coq7 gene encoding 2-polyprenyl-3-methyl-6-methoxy-1,4-benzoquinone monooxygenase, with translation MTTQRHYSPIDRLLLQADTAMRTLLPFSGQPYRPSPAIVQPDAQMSETETRHVAGLMRINHTGEVCAQALYQGQALTAKLPQVRAAMEHAAEEEIDHLAWCEQRIRQLGSHPSVLNPLFYGLSFGIGAAAGLISDKVSLGFVAATEHQVCKHLDEHLEQLPVEDEKSRAILEQMRIDEEHHAESALDAGGFRFPAPVRFGMSLMAKVMTKSTYRI, from the coding sequence ATGACTACCCAACGTCACTACTCGCCGATTGATCGTCTGTTGCTGCAAGCCGACACGGCCATGCGCACATTGTTGCCTTTCAGCGGCCAGCCCTACCGTCCGTCGCCCGCCATCGTGCAACCTGACGCACAAATGAGCGAGACAGAGACCCGTCATGTCGCCGGCCTTATGCGCATCAACCATACCGGCGAAGTGTGTGCCCAGGCGCTTTACCAGGGCCAGGCCCTGACCGCCAAGCTGCCGCAGGTACGCGCCGCTATGGAGCATGCCGCCGAGGAAGAAATCGACCACCTGGCCTGGTGCGAACAGCGTATTCGCCAACTGGGCAGCCATCCCAGCGTACTCAACCCACTGTTTTATGGTTTGTCGTTCGGCATTGGCGCGGCGGCGGGGCTGATCAGCGACAAGGTCAGCCTCGGTTTCGTCGCCGCGACAGAACACCAAGTGTGCAAGCACCTGGATGAGCACCTTGAGCAATTGCCCGTCGAAGACGAAAAGTCCCGGGCGATTCTCGAGCAAATGCGCATCGATGAAGAACATCACGCAGAAAGCGCATTGGATGCCGGCGGCTTTCGCTTTCCGGCGCCGGTTAGATTCGGCATGAGTCTGATGGCCAAGGTCATGACCAAAAGTACCTACCGCATCTGA
- a CDS encoding histidine triad nucleotide-binding protein: MDTLFTKIINREIPAKIIYEDDQVLAFHDIAPQAPVHFLVIPKKPIRTLNDLKEEDKALAGHILFTAQRLALELGCEEGFRVVMNCNELGGQTVYHIHMHVLGQRQMNWPPG; the protein is encoded by the coding sequence GTGGATACTCTGTTCACCAAGATCATCAACAGAGAAATACCCGCCAAGATTATCTACGAAGATGACCAAGTCCTGGCCTTCCACGATATCGCCCCTCAGGCACCGGTACATTTTCTGGTGATCCCGAAGAAACCAATCCGCACCCTCAATGACCTCAAGGAAGAAGACAAGGCACTGGCCGGGCATATCCTGTTCACGGCCCAGCGCCTGGCGCTTGAACTCGGCTGCGAGGAAGGATTCCGAGTCGTCATGAACTGTAATGAACTGGGCGGGCAAACCGTCTATCACATCCATATGCACGTGCTGGGTCAGCGCCAGATGAACTGGCCACCAGGCTGA
- a CDS encoding anhydro-N-acetylmuramic acid kinase: MSLYIGVMSGTSLDGLDIALIEQGPAIRLIATHYVPMPDTLRAELLSLCASGPDEIARSAMAQQRWVSLAAQGIQALLKQHNLKPLDIRAIGSHGQTIRHEPARGFTVQIGNPAMLTELTDITVVSDFRSRDVAAGGQGAPLVPAFHEALFGESTGNRAVLNVGGFSNLSLIETGKPVAGFDCGPGNVLLDAWIHLQRGEHFDRDGQWAASGKVEPQLLNALLSDPFFLTKGPKSTGREVFNLQWLRQHLGQLPAFQAQDVQATLLELTAQTIVESLQTAQPTTETLLVCGGGAHNGTLMNRLATLLPSTQVSSTAAYGVDPDWVEAMAFAWLAHCCLNGIAANRPSVTGARGLRVLGAIYPV; encoded by the coding sequence ATGTCGCTCTACATAGGCGTGATGTCGGGCACCAGCCTCGATGGGCTGGATATTGCCCTGATCGAACAAGGCCCGGCGATCAGACTGATCGCTACCCATTACGTCCCCATGCCGGACACCCTGCGCGCAGAGCTGCTTAGCCTGTGCGCCAGCGGCCCGGATGAGATTGCCCGCTCAGCGATGGCCCAGCAGCGCTGGGTCAGCCTCGCAGCCCAGGGTATTCAAGCACTGCTGAAACAGCACAATCTCAAGCCCCTGGACATCCGTGCGATTGGCAGCCATGGCCAGACAATCCGCCACGAACCGGCCCGCGGCTTTACCGTCCAGATCGGCAACCCTGCCATGCTCACCGAGCTGACGGACATCACCGTAGTCAGTGACTTCCGCAGTCGCGACGTCGCAGCAGGCGGCCAGGGTGCGCCGCTGGTGCCAGCCTTTCACGAGGCGTTGTTTGGTGAGAGCACCGGCAATCGTGCGGTATTGAATGTCGGCGGATTCAGCAACCTCAGCCTTATCGAAACCGGCAAGCCCGTAGCCGGCTTCGACTGCGGCCCTGGCAATGTCCTGCTGGACGCCTGGATTCATCTGCAACGTGGCGAGCACTTTGACCGTGATGGCCAATGGGCTGCCAGCGGCAAGGTCGAGCCCCAACTGCTCAATGCGTTGCTAAGTGATCCGTTCTTCCTGACCAAAGGCCCGAAAAGCACCGGTCGCGAAGTGTTCAACCTGCAATGGCTTCGACAGCACCTTGGGCAATTGCCAGCGTTCCAAGCCCAGGACGTCCAGGCGACACTGCTGGAACTCACCGCACAGACCATCGTCGAGTCACTGCAAACGGCACAACCCACGACCGAGACCCTTCTGGTCTGTGGCGGCGGCGCCCATAACGGCACCTTGATGAATCGTCTGGCGACCCTGCTACCGTCCACCCAAGTCAGCAGCACCGCTGCATATGGCGTCGACCCGGACTGGGTCGAAGCCATGGCGTTCGCCTGGCTCGCCCATTGTTGCCTCAACGGCATAGCTGCCAACCGCCCCAGCGTCACCGGCGCGCGCGGGTTACGGGTGCTGGGCGCGATCTACCCGGTCTAA
- the crp gene encoding cAMP-activated global transcriptional regulator CRP, translating into MVAFTPIPKIKNLDKLLMHCQRRRYPAKHNIICAGERSETLFFIIKGSVTILIEDEDGREMIIAYLNTGDFFGELGLFEQAGKEQERSAWVRAKVECDVAEISYTKFRELAQHDPDILYALSGQIAQRLRDTTRKVGDLAFFDVTGRVARCLLELCKQPDAMTHPDGMQIKVTRQEIGRIVGCSREMVGRVLKDLEERNLVNVKGKTMVVFGTR; encoded by the coding sequence ATGGTTGCTTTTACGCCCATACCCAAGATTAAGAATCTCGACAAGCTGCTGATGCATTGCCAGCGCCGGCGCTATCCGGCCAAGCACAACATCATCTGTGCCGGCGAGCGTTCCGAAACGCTGTTCTTCATTATCAAGGGGTCGGTCACTATCCTGATCGAAGACGAAGACGGTCGCGAAATGATCATCGCCTACCTCAATACCGGGGACTTCTTTGGCGAGCTGGGGTTGTTTGAACAAGCAGGCAAGGAACAAGAACGCAGCGCCTGGGTGCGCGCCAAGGTCGAATGCGACGTGGCCGAGATCAGCTACACCAAATTTCGCGAACTGGCCCAACATGACCCCGACATTCTCTACGCCCTCAGCGGCCAGATCGCCCAGCGTCTGCGCGACACCACACGCAAGGTCGGCGACCTGGCGTTCTTCGACGTCACCGGCCGCGTAGCCCGCTGCCTGCTGGAATTGTGCAAGCAACCCGACGCCATGACTCACCCCGACGGCATGCAGATCAAAGTCACGCGCCAGGAAATCGGGCGCATTGTTGGCTGCTCAAGGGAGATGGTCGGCCGCGTACTCAAGGACTTGGAAGAGCGCAACCTGGTGAACGTCAAAGGCAAGACGATGGTGGTGTTCGGTACCCGTTAA
- a CDS encoding DUF805 domain-containing protein, translating to MSDNRFKIVFDGGLLPGVESTTAKLNLAELFKSTVEEIEKLFTGRPVALKRDLSRPDAETYLTALKNAGVDARIEAEQPVAFSLAETHETSSSAPDFSSPAASPYAPPRATVGENLPEYAELKVFTINGRIGRLRYLAWTLVLTVAMLVAAGIISTVGFAIATASPTIAIILGSLLGLALFVALVVVSVQIGVQRLHDLGWSGWLYLLNLVPLVNSIFPLLLLVLPGNTGANQYGAPPPRNSTAVKVLAWLWLAFIPLILIVVVSLGMNGYLDQLEANVDSSYESSSITSDEDADQSVIVEEEDAQSADEAAEPVDSPEEQ from the coding sequence ATGAGCGACAACCGTTTCAAGATTGTGTTTGATGGAGGCTTGCTTCCGGGTGTTGAGAGCACTACGGCCAAGCTGAACCTGGCCGAACTGTTCAAGAGCACCGTCGAGGAAATCGAAAAACTCTTCACCGGTCGCCCGGTTGCACTGAAGCGCGACCTGTCGCGCCCCGATGCCGAAACCTACCTTACTGCACTGAAGAACGCCGGCGTGGACGCGCGTATCGAAGCCGAACAGCCAGTCGCGTTCAGCCTCGCCGAAACCCATGAGACGAGCTCCAGCGCACCGGACTTCTCCAGCCCTGCCGCCTCACCCTACGCACCGCCGCGTGCAACCGTAGGTGAAAATCTCCCGGAGTACGCCGAGCTCAAGGTATTCACCATCAACGGGCGTATCGGTCGCCTGCGGTACCTGGCATGGACGCTGGTACTGACTGTCGCAATGCTCGTGGCTGCGGGCATTATCAGCACCGTGGGCTTCGCCATCGCGACAGCGTCGCCGACGATCGCCATCATTCTCGGTTCTCTGCTGGGTTTGGCGCTGTTCGTTGCGCTGGTTGTGGTCAGCGTTCAAATCGGTGTGCAACGTTTGCACGACCTGGGCTGGTCAGGCTGGTTGTACCTGCTGAACCTGGTTCCGCTGGTGAACAGCATTTTCCCACTGCTGCTGCTGGTGCTGCCGGGTAATACGGGCGCCAACCAATACGGCGCACCACCACCGCGCAACAGCACTGCGGTCAAGGTCCTCGCCTGGCTGTGGCTGGCGTTCATCCCGCTGATACTCATTGTCGTGGTGTCGCTGGGTATGAACGGCTACCTGGACCAACTCGAAGCCAATGTGGACAGCAGCTACGAAAGCAGCTCGATCACCTCCGACGAAGACGCCGACCAAAGCGTGATCGTTGAGGAAGAAGACGCGCAAAGTGCTGACGAAGCGGCCGAACCTGTAGACTCCCCGGAAGAACAGTAA
- the tyrS gene encoding tyrosine--tRNA ligase yields MKSVEEQLALIKRGAEELLVEAELIEKLKRGQPLRIKAGFDPTAPDLHLGHTVLINKLRQFQELGHQVIFLIGDFTGMIGDPSGKSATRPPLTREEVLDNAETYKTQVFKILDPAKTEVAFNSTWMDQMGPADFIRLTSQYTVARMLERDDFDKRYSTNQPIAIHEFLYPLVQGYDSVALRADVELGGTDQKFNLLMGRELQRAYGQEAQCILTMPLLEGLDGVKKMSKSLGNYVGIQEAPGVMYGKLVSIPDALMWRYFELLSFRSMDEINALRADVEAGVNPRDVKIKLAEEIVARFHGDEAAANAHRAAGNRMKDGELPDDLPEIELSAAEAMPIAAVLNKAGLVKNSAVARDLLGSGGVRIDGEVVDRTFIYELGATHVCQAGKKAFARITLKSE; encoded by the coding sequence ATGAAGTCGGTTGAAGAGCAGCTAGCGCTGATAAAACGTGGTGCGGAAGAACTGTTGGTCGAGGCCGAGCTGATCGAAAAGCTCAAGCGTGGCCAGCCCCTGCGTATTAAGGCTGGCTTTGATCCGACGGCGCCGGATCTGCACCTGGGTCATACCGTGCTTATTAATAAGCTGCGCCAGTTTCAGGAGCTGGGGCATCAGGTCATCTTCCTTATAGGTGACTTTACCGGGATGATCGGCGACCCGAGCGGCAAAAGCGCGACGCGTCCGCCATTGACGCGTGAGGAGGTGCTCGATAACGCGGAGACTTACAAGACCCAGGTGTTCAAGATTCTTGATCCCGCCAAGACTGAGGTGGCGTTCAACTCTACCTGGATGGATCAGATGGGGCCGGCTGATTTCATTCGCCTGACATCCCAGTACACGGTGGCGCGTATGCTTGAGCGTGATGATTTCGACAAGCGCTACTCCACCAACCAGCCGATCGCTATTCACGAGTTCCTTTATCCATTGGTTCAAGGGTATGACTCGGTGGCGCTGCGGGCGGACGTTGAGTTGGGTGGTACTGATCAGAAATTTAACCTGTTGATGGGGCGGGAGTTGCAGCGTGCGTATGGTCAGGAAGCGCAGTGCATTCTGACCATGCCATTGCTGGAGGGCTTGGATGGAGTCAAGAAAATGTCCAAGTCCCTGGGCAACTATGTGGGCATCCAGGAGGCGCCGGGTGTTATGTACGGCAAGCTCGTCTCCATTCCTGATGCTTTGATGTGGCGGTACTTCGAACTGCTGAGCTTCCGCTCGATGGACGAAATCAATGCTTTGCGCGCAGATGTTGAGGCGGGCGTCAATCCGCGTGATGTGAAGATCAAGCTGGCGGAAGAGATCGTTGCGCGCTTCCATGGTGACGAGGCGGCAGCCAATGCGCATCGCGCTGCAGGCAATCGCATGAAGGATGGTGAGTTGCCGGACGATCTGCCGGAAATTGAGCTGAGTGCTGCCGAGGCGATGCCAATCGCTGCTGTCCTTAATAAGGCGGGCCTGGTTAAGAATTCGGCGGTTGCGCGCGACCTTCTTGGTTCTGGCGGTGTGCGTATAGATGGTGAGGTTGTTGATCGCACTTTTATATACGAGCTGGGCGCGACTCACGTTTGTCAGGCGGGTAAGAAGGCATTTGCGCGTATTACGCTCAAATCTGAATAA
- the argC gene encoding N-acetyl-gamma-glutamyl-phosphate reductase — protein sequence MVKVGIVGGTGYTGVELLRLLAQHPQAEVVVITSRSEAGLAVADMYPNLRGHYDGLAFSVPDIKTLGACDVVFFATPHGVAHALAGELLAAGTKVIDLSADFRLQDADEWAKWYGQPHGAPQLLEEAVYGLPEVNREQIKQARLIAVPGCYPTATQLGFLPLLEAGLADASRLIADCKSGVSGAGRGAAVGSLYSETSESMKAYAVKGHRHLPEIRQGLRRAAGKDVGLTFVPHLTPMIRGIHSTLYATVTDRSVDLQALFEKRYANEPFVDVMPAGSHPETRSVRGANVCRIAVHRPQDGDLVVVLSVIDNLVKGASGQAVQNMNILFGLDEKLGLSHAGMLP from the coding sequence ATGGTCAAGGTCGGTATCGTCGGCGGCACGGGGTATACGGGTGTCGAATTGCTGCGTCTGTTGGCTCAGCATCCGCAAGCTGAGGTGGTGGTCATCACCTCTCGATCCGAGGCTGGCCTGGCCGTGGCCGACATGTATCCGAACCTGCGAGGTCACTACGATGGCCTGGCGTTCAGTGTTCCGGATATCAAGACCCTTGGTGCATGTGACGTGGTGTTCTTCGCCACGCCCCACGGTGTGGCCCACGCTCTGGCCGGTGAGTTGCTGGCGGCCGGCACCAAGGTGATCGACCTGTCGGCGGACTTCCGTCTGCAAGACGCCGATGAGTGGGCCAAATGGTACGGCCAACCGCACGGCGCGCCGCAACTGCTGGAAGAGGCGGTGTACGGCTTGCCGGAAGTCAATCGTGAGCAGATCAAGCAGGCGCGCCTTATTGCGGTGCCAGGTTGCTATCCGACCGCGACGCAGCTGGGTTTTCTGCCGTTGCTTGAAGCCGGGCTCGCTGATGCTTCGCGTCTGATCGCAGACTGCAAATCGGGCGTCAGCGGTGCCGGTCGCGGCGCGGCCGTGGGGTCGTTGTACTCCGAGACGTCGGAAAGCATGAAGGCCTACGCGGTAAAAGGTCATCGCCATCTGCCGGAAATTCGCCAGGGGCTGCGCCGTGCCGCCGGTAAGGATGTGGGCCTGACCTTTGTGCCGCACCTGACGCCGATGATCCGTGGTATTCACTCTACGTTGTACGCGACGGTTACCGATCGTTCGGTAGACCTGCAGGCCTTGTTCGAAAAGCGTTATGCGAATGAGCCGTTCGTCGACGTAATGCCGGCCGGCAGCCACCCGGAAACCCGCAGTGTGCGCGGTGCCAATGTCTGCCGTATTGCCGTGCACCGTCCGCAGGATGGTGACCTGGTGGTGGTGTTGTCGGTGATCGATAACTTGGTCAAGGGCGCGTCAGGGCAGGCCGTGCAGAACATGAACATCCTGTTCGGTCTGGACGAAAAGCTTGGCCTGTCCCATGCGGGCATGCTGCCTTAA
- a CDS encoding OsmC family protein, whose protein sequence is MKARIQWAGEAMFLGESGSGHVVVMDGPPEAGGRNLGVRPMEMLLLGVGGCSNFDVVSILKKSRQAVESCEAFLEAERATEDPKVFTKIHMHFVVKGRALKEAQVKRAIELSAEKYCSASIMLGAAGVVITHDYEIIELG, encoded by the coding sequence ATGAAGGCACGCATCCAATGGGCGGGCGAAGCCATGTTCCTCGGTGAGTCGGGCAGTGGCCATGTTGTGGTCATGGATGGTCCGCCGGAAGCCGGTGGCCGCAACCTGGGCGTACGTCCGATGGAAATGCTCCTGCTTGGCGTAGGCGGTTGCAGCAATTTCGACGTGGTCAGCATCCTGAAAAAATCCCGCCAGGCCGTAGAAAGCTGCGAAGCCTTCCTGGAAGCCGAGCGCGCCACTGAAGATCCGAAGGTGTTCACCAAGATCCACATGCACTTCGTGGTGAAAGGGCGTGCGTTGAAGGAAGCGCAAGTCAAGCGCGCCATCGAACTGTCGGCCGAGAAGTACTGTTCGGCATCGATCATGCTCGGCGCGGCCGGCGTGGTGATCACCCATGATTACGAGATTATCGAACTGGGTTGA
- a CDS encoding nitronate monooxygenase family protein, with the protein MSLPALLEQRLRLPVVVAPMFLISNPQLVLACCRNGVVGSFPALNQRESSGFKAWLEEIEAGLALLDNPAPYAVNLIVHNSNPRLEADLAICVEHKVPIVITSLGAVKELVDAVHSYGGLVFHDVTTRRHAEKAAEAGVDGLIAVAAGAGGHAGTWSPFSLIAEIRQFFDKTLLLAGCLNHGHEVLAAQLLGADLAYFGTRFIGTTESHAPDAYKEMLLTSRAADIVHTPAVSGVPASFMRQSLENAGFDLAALQGKGEVNFGSKLKPLSDEAKAWKTVWSAGQGVGGINDLPGVDELVARLDAEYRKAREQAAQLRWPR; encoded by the coding sequence ATGTCGCTGCCCGCTCTGCTTGAACAACGTTTGCGCCTGCCCGTCGTGGTGGCGCCGATGTTCCTGATTTCCAATCCGCAACTGGTCCTCGCGTGTTGCCGCAATGGCGTAGTCGGCAGTTTCCCGGCCCTCAACCAACGCGAGAGCAGTGGTTTCAAGGCCTGGCTGGAGGAAATCGAAGCGGGCCTGGCCCTGTTGGACAACCCCGCGCCCTACGCCGTCAACCTCATCGTGCATAACAGCAACCCACGTCTGGAGGCGGATCTGGCGATCTGCGTCGAGCACAAAGTGCCGATCGTGATCACCAGCCTGGGCGCAGTCAAAGAACTGGTGGATGCAGTACACAGCTACGGCGGGCTGGTATTCCATGATGTCACTACACGACGCCACGCCGAAAAAGCCGCTGAAGCCGGTGTCGATGGCCTGATCGCCGTCGCTGCCGGCGCGGGTGGGCATGCTGGCACCTGGAGCCCGTTCTCGCTGATAGCCGAGATTCGTCAGTTCTTCGACAAAACCCTGCTGCTGGCTGGCTGCCTCAACCATGGGCATGAGGTCCTGGCCGCCCAGTTGCTGGGCGCAGACCTGGCTTATTTCGGCACTCGCTTTATCGGTACCACTGAAAGCCACGCGCCAGATGCGTATAAAGAGATGCTGCTCACATCGCGCGCCGCCGACATCGTGCACACTCCCGCAGTCTCCGGTGTGCCGGCTAGCTTTATGCGCCAAAGTCTGGAAAATGCCGGCTTCGACCTCGCGGCCCTGCAAGGTAAGGGCGAAGTCAACTTCGGTTCCAAGCTCAAGCCGTTGAGCGACGAAGCCAAGGCTTGGAAGACCGTATGGTCCGCCGGCCAGGGCGTCGGAGGGATTAACGATTTGCCGGGCGTCGATGAACTCGTTGCCCGCCTGGATGCCGAATACCGCAAGGCTCGCGAGCAGGCAGCACAGTTACGCTGGCCACGCTGA
- a CDS encoding SDR family oxidoreductase — MTRYALITGASSGIGLALAEALARRGRSLILVARQRDQLESIALELTQRFGVEVLLRACDLGEPLRLSGFLLELEEGERQIDLLVNCAGIGTSGPFLAQDWMTEQDLIEVNILALTRMCHAVGNTMALHGGGQILNVASIAAFQPGPWMSSYYASKAYVLHFSEGLREELKSCGIKVSVLCPGPTRTAFFGTAQMDTAKLDRSELLMSPEEVALYTVRALQRNKAIIIPGRRNRWLAFSPRLSPRWLTRKIAGAINKAYCPR; from the coding sequence ATGACCCGTTACGCTCTGATCACCGGTGCCTCCAGCGGCATCGGCCTGGCCTTGGCCGAAGCCTTGGCCCGTCGCGGCCGCAGCTTGATTTTGGTAGCCCGCCAGCGTGATCAGTTGGAAAGCATTGCACTCGAATTGACTCAACGCTTCGGCGTCGAGGTGCTACTGCGCGCCTGCGACCTGGGAGAGCCGCTGCGCTTGTCCGGGTTTCTGCTGGAGCTTGAGGAAGGCGAGCGACAGATCGACTTGCTGGTCAACTGCGCCGGCATCGGTACCAGCGGGCCTTTCCTGGCCCAGGACTGGATGACCGAGCAAGACCTTATCGAAGTCAATATCCTCGCTCTCACCCGTATGTGCCACGCAGTGGGCAACACCATGGCGCTGCACGGCGGCGGGCAGATCCTCAATGTCGCCTCGATTGCGGCGTTCCAACCCGGCCCATGGATGAGTAGCTACTACGCCAGCAAAGCGTATGTGCTGCACTTCTCCGAAGGGTTGCGCGAAGAGCTCAAAAGCTGCGGCATCAAGGTCTCGGTGCTGTGCCCGGGCCCAACCCGCACCGCGTTCTTTGGCACCGCGCAAATGGACACCGCCAAGCTCGACCGCAGCGAACTGCTCATGAGCCCGGAAGAGGTCGCGCTGTATACCGTGCGAGCGCTGCAACGAAACAAAGCCATCATCATTCCCGGCCGCCGCAACCGTTGGCTGGCCTTCAGCCCGCGCTTGAGCCCACGCTGGCTGACCCGCAAGATCGCCGGCGCGATCAACAAGGCCTATTGCCCGCGCTGA
- the hemJ gene encoding protoporphyrinogen oxidase HemJ has product MLYLWVKAFHIVSIVCWFAGLFYLPRLFVYHAQSEDTVSKERFSVMERKLYRGIMGPAMLASLAFGIWLIALNPGIFSMGGWIHAKLTLVVLLIGYHHMCGAQVKRFARGENTRSHVFYRWFNEVPVLLLLAIVILVVVKPF; this is encoded by the coding sequence ATGCTCTATCTATGGGTCAAAGCCTTCCACATCGTCAGCATCGTCTGCTGGTTTGCCGGGCTGTTCTACCTGCCGCGCCTGTTCGTCTACCACGCTCAAAGCGAGGACACGGTCAGCAAGGAACGCTTCAGCGTCATGGAGCGCAAGCTGTACCGTGGCATCATGGGCCCGGCGATGCTTGCCAGCCTGGCGTTCGGCATCTGGCTGATCGCTCTTAACCCCGGCATCTTCAGCATGGGCGGGTGGATTCACGCCAAACTCACCCTGGTGGTGTTGCTGATCGGCTACCACCATATGTGTGGCGCCCAGGTAAAACGCTTTGCCCGTGGCGAAAACACCCGCAGCCATGTCTTTTATCGCTGGTTCAATGAAGTCCCAGTTCTGTTATTGCTGGCTATCGTAATTTTGGTCGTGGTCAAACCGTTCTAA
- the erpA gene encoding iron-sulfur cluster insertion protein ErpA: protein MSVESFTPTALQFTHGAAHKVKSLVDEEGNDRLKLRVFVTGGGCSGFQYGFTFDEDVADDDTIVEREGVSLVVDPMSFQYLAGAEVDYQEGLEGSRFVIKNPNATTTCGCGSSFSI from the coding sequence ATGAGCGTTGAATCCTTCACCCCCACGGCTTTGCAATTCACCCACGGTGCTGCGCACAAGGTGAAGAGCCTGGTCGATGAAGAGGGTAATGATCGCTTGAAGCTGCGCGTGTTCGTTACGGGCGGCGGTTGTTCAGGGTTTCAGTACGGTTTTACCTTCGATGAAGATGTAGCCGACGACGACACCATCGTTGAGCGCGAGGGCGTAAGCCTGGTCGTTGACCCGATGAGTTTCCAGTACTTGGCTGGTGCCGAGGTTGACTATCAGGAAGGTCTGGAGGGGTCGCGTTTTGTGATCAAGAATCCTAATGCCACCACCACTTGTGGTTGCGGGTCTTCGTTCTCGATCTGA